In the genome of Tetrapisispora phaffii CBS 4417 chromosome 14, complete genome, one region contains:
- the SPC42 gene encoding Spc42p (similar to Saccharomyces cerevisiae SPC42 (YKL042W); ancestral locus Anc_2.563), translating to MNISPTPKRYTSSSSKYNYDEDDDFNMRYNNRNIFNRQPRNNGYQDSRVRDPNVQGVTILPEEYRMNSKMIGEILQEVKDLKNKLNAKDEELIRLTSITQTLRNKVTKYKNENERLQKVLDSYNYNKHNQQEPKYFNNQESPNILHHQYENIEIPKRRSPLQNEYREPVAQESYSETLNRIYESLENLKKTQPALPRESQPQPSNTNNSSWSFQPSEEDILVKESVELKNLEKEVEAVEKRLSIRHENEIRKTSLQLKLAALNDKLDMYSNPHQSFREHDTQTHHSSSVHDICKECNKNHSMHSLSTEDLKTKLSSDLSANSMLQTPTPIKR from the coding sequence ATGAATATTTCACCTACTCCAAAGAGATAcacatcatcatcttccaaatataattatgatgaggatgatgattttaatatgAGGTATAATAATCgtaatatattcaatagaCAACCAAGAAATAATGGTTATCAGGACTCAAGAGTCAGAGACCCTAATGTTCAAGGAGTTACCATATTACCTGAAGAATATCGAATGAATTCAAAGATGATAGGAGAGATTTTGCAAGAAGtaaaagatttaaagaataaattaaacgctaaagatgaagaattaattaGGTTAACTTCAATAACGCAGACATTGAGGAATAAAGTGacaaaatataagaatGAGAACGAACGTCTTCAAAAAGTACTTGATAGttacaattacaataaACATAATCAACAAGAGcctaaatatttcaataatcaaGAAAGTCCAAATATTTTGCATCATCAATAcgaaaatattgaaatcCCAAAGAGAAGATCTCCATTACAAAATGAATATAGAGAACCGGTAGCTCAAGAGAGCTATTCAGAGACATTAAATAGAATTTATGAATCACTtgagaatttgaaaaaaactCAACCTGCATTACCAAGAGAATCACAACCTCAACCATCAAATACTAATAACTCTTCTTGGAGTTTTCAACCATCGGAAGAAGATATATTAGTTAAAGAAAGTGTAGAACTTAAAAATCTAGAGAAAGAAGTTGAGGCTGTTGAGAAAAGACTTTCTATTAGACATGAAAACGAAATAAGAAAAACATCGTTACAATTAAAACTAGCTGCTCTTAATGATAAGTTAGACATGTACTCAAATCCTCATCAATCATTCAGAGAACATGACACACAAACTCACCACAGTTCTTCTGTTCACGATATTTGTAAAGAGTGCAATAAGAATCATAGTATGCATAGTTTATCCACTGAAGATCTAAAGACTAAACTAAGTTCTGATCTGTCCGCAAACTCAATGCTACAGACACCAACCCCCATCAAACggtaa
- the BUD22 gene encoding Bud22p (similar to Saccharomyces cerevisiae BUD22 (YMR014W); ancestral locus Anc_2.561) produces the protein MPKDNLIFKLDNLEYQYNYLNGTLDQFEPRLNGTKKLYNSIGKNNAKKVAKLLKELKKDEVEKNLTDLRLKIFNNKVYNCEKNMKAALLKQLKLEETKPDTKSSKSKNQKNKKKDLTPILSMVKDSYGYEEFVNYLIKSKLIKLSVNKIIPNKSFLDSENHQWFLNHEFWIISEDKSNKHNPSYVWNEIIMKTKGLDQLVSTLMNNSKVKESLVLFSNGMDVFLSINKGNKQSINNQKDNKSKKEQAKNKTNADNDSSDSESSEGSGEDEDVFYSFVDNNSNDDDNDEENNDDVDFDKIDDVLSQYKNAIGASDEEDPSDGGFSLNPTIDYNQVTDEEPSEEDDDIELNPRKKQKMELPELTTGFYSGDSDSDFEEDEIARDQKKNEAPKKNRRGQRARRKIWEKKYGSQAKHVLRDLEQKIEERAKRQAEYEARVAKRELKAQEDSASGANLVAVGERKAAGQEKPSVPKEEHPSWIAKKQQEEKFKKATFSGKKITFD, from the coding sequence ATGCCGAAAGACAATTTGATATTCAAACTGGATAATTTGGAGTATCAATATAATTACTTAAATGGAACTTTAGATCAATTCGAACCTAGATTAAATGGTACAAAGAAGTTATATAATTCTAttggtaaaaataatgCTAAAAAAGTTGCAAAACttttgaaagaattaaagaaagatgaagttgaaaaaaatttgacTGACTTACGTCTTaagatatttaataataaagtgTACAATtgtgaaaaaaatatgaaggCTGCATTACttaaacaattgaaattgGAAGAAACTAAACCAGATACCAAAAGCTCTAAGAGtaagaatcaaaaaaataaaaaaaaggaTTTAACTCCTATATTAAGTATGGTGAAAGATAGTTACGGATACGAAGAATTTGTAAATTATCtaattaaatcaaaattgaTTAAGCTTTCCGTCAATAAAATCATACcaaataaatcttttttGGATAGCGAGAATCACCAATGGTTTCTTAATCATGAATTTTGGATCATTTCTGaagataaatcaaataaacaTAACCCAAGTTACGTTTGGaatgaaattataatgaaaacaaaagGATTAGATCAACTTGTTAGTAcattaatgaataatagCAAGGTGAAAGAATCTctagttttattttctaacGGTATGGATGTTTTTTTAAGCATTAACAAAGGTAATAAACAATCtataaataatcaaaaagataataaatcgAAAAAAGAACAGgctaaaaataaaaccaaTGCAGACAATGATTCAAGTGACAGCGAAAGTTCTGAAGGAAGTGgagaagatgaagatgtaTTTTATAGTTTCgttgataataattcaaatgatgatgataatgatgaagaaaataacGATGACGTcgattttgataaaattgacGATGTACTAAGtcaatataaaaatgcAATTGGTGCTTCTGACGAAGAAGATCCATCAGATGGTGGGTTTAGTTTGAACCCAACTATTGATTACAATCAAGTCACAGATGAGGAACCAagtgaagaagatgatgacaTTGAATTAAATCCAAGAAAGAAGCAAAAGATGGAATTACCTGAATTAACGACTGGTTTCTATAGTGGTGATAGTGATTCtgattttgaagaagatgaaattgCCAGAgatcaaaagaaaaacgaAGCTCCAAAAAAGAATAGACGTGGTCAAAGAGCTAGAAGAAAGATATGGGAAAAGAAGTATGGTTCGCAAGCAAAACATGTCCTAAGAGATTTAGAACagaaaattgaagaaagagCCAAGAGACAAGCAGAATACGAAGCAAGAGTTGCTAAACGTGAACTTAAAGCACAAGAAGATTCAGCATCTGGTGCAAACTTGGTGGCAGTTGGTGAAAGAAAAGCTGCTGGTCAAGAGAAGCCATCAGTTCCAAAAGAAGAGCATCCATCGTGGATTGCAAAGAaacaacaagaagaaaaattcaagaaaGCAACATTTTCAGGTAAAAAAATTACTTTTGATTGA
- the TPHA0N01350 gene encoding KilA-N domain-containing protein (similar to Saccharomyces cerevisiae PHD1 (YKL043W) and SOK2 (YMR016C); ancestral locus Anc_2.564): MTNSPNINFTSNLNSPFIKSNDIDSLLITRSAIPTVTSARMDPSRALPLPIPTQIYSPYNDTPYQPSSDLLPLQHNNFNFQSTPNQHNYIYNNTYNYQGMNSLFQKAKSIYGYQYPGFKVNEAKQSTDSRLFPPLAGQNNYSPTRSASVPAESLNESDVDKPSSPDTGSASPIVNSEEPTLSIASSLSSQTNSVKPEMLSTKPMVITTNWKDENTICYQVEANGISVVRRADNDMINGTKLLNVTKMTRGRRDGILKAEKTRKVVKMGTLNLKGVWIPFDRAYCIARREKILDKLYPLFVKNIKAILDKNSTKYFKHYYISKNIKNPSSQLIGKQSRLKKSQSKKNVSKSNSYKRHSLSKRKMSV; this comes from the coding sequence ATGACAAATTCTCcaaatatcaatttcaCTTCTAACTTAAACAGCCCATTCATAAAATCTAACGATATTGATTCTCTATTAATCACCAGGTCTGCAATCCCAACCGTAACTTCCGCCCGAATGGACCCTTCAAGAGCTTTACCACTGCCAATACCTACGCAAATATATTCTCCATACAATGATACTCCATACCAGCCAAGTTCAGATTTATTACCCTTACAGCacaataatttcaatttccAGAGTACACCAAATCAGcacaattatatatacaataatACTTATAATTATCAAGGAATGAATtctttatttcaaaaagcAAAGAGTATATATGGTTATCAATACCCGGGATTCAAAGTTAACGAGGCTAAACAAAGTACAGATTCGAGATTATTTCCTCCACTGGCTGGCCAAAATAATTACTCTCCGACTAGATCTGCCTCGGTGCCTGCTGAATCTTTAAACGAGTCTGACGTTGATAAACCAAGCTCACCTGATACAGGCAGTGCTTCACCAATCGTGAATTCAGAGGAACCAACTTTATCTATTGCAAGCAGTCTATCAAGCCAAACCAATTCTGTTAAACCTGAAATGTTATCAACCAAACCAATGGTAATCACGACAAATTGGAAGGATGAAAATACCATCTGTTATCAAGTAGAGGCAAACGGTATTTCTGTTGTTCGCAGAGCCGACAATGACATGATCAACGGAACCAAATTGTTGAACGTAACCAAAATGACAAGAGGTCGAAGGGATGGGATATTAAAAGCTGAAAAGACAAGAAAGGTCGTTAAGATGGGCACACTTAATTTGAAAGGTGTATGGATACCATTTGATAGGGCATATTGTATCGCTAGGAGAGAAAAAATTCTGGACAAATTATATCCTTTgtttgttaaaaatatcaaagcTATCCTTGATAAAAATTctacaaaatatttcaaacaTTATTACATATCgaaaaacataaaaaatCCATCCTCTCAACTAATTGGTAAACAATCAAGACTCAAAAAATCACaaagtaaaaaaaatgtttcCAAATCAAATAGTTACAAAAGACATTCACTaagcaaaagaaaaatgagTGTATAG